A part of Ascochyta rabiei chromosome 3, complete sequence genomic DNA contains:
- a CDS encoding Salicylate 1-monooxygenase, with translation MAPSKPEVIQQKQRDAASKLDVIVVGAGLGGLGAAISILLEGHNVQILEVAAEIGEIGAGIQCLPNSTRVLISWGLEDALSKLATTPRLCNMIGWKGQKISEMDFHEYEAQCGTPFWDFHRANLHMALLERAIELGAKLTTNSRVVDIEYESSGDSTRAIAVCSDGKRHMADLVVGADGINSKCREILLGHEDPPLLTGDLAYRLLLDTEQMVKDPELRSFVEDPQVNYWIGPDAHAGTVNCLLHPHYETDKIQSTTFCVAANCSTWSFLSPTTCPQVPTLSPATSKRCARSTQTGTHASPNSLPYVKTSSSGVS, from the exons ATGGCGCCGTCGAAACCAGAAGTCATCCAGCAGAAGCAAAGAGATGCGGCGAGCAAGCTCGAT GTCATCGTAGTTGGTGCTGGCCTCGGTGGCCTAGGAGCAGCCATCTCCATCCTCCTGGAAGGCCACAATGTCCAGATTCTCGAAGTAGCAGCAGAAATCGGCGAGATTGGAGCGGGAATCCAATGTCTCCCCAACTCCACGCGCGTCCTCATCTCCTGGGGGCTGGAGGATGCACTTTCAAAACTTGCCACTACGCCGAGGCTGTGCAATATGATCGGGTGGAAGGGCCAGAAGATCTCAGAGATGGACTTTCATGAGTACGAAGCACAGTGTGGAACGCCGTTCTGGGACTTTCACCGCGCAAATTTGCATATGGCACTTCTCGAGCGGGCAATTGAGCTGGGCGCGAAGCTGACGACGAACTCGAGAGTTGTAGATATCGAGTACGAGTCAAGCGGGGACTCGACAAGAGCTATTGCTGTGTGTTCAGATGGCAAGAGACATATGGCTGATCTGGTTGTTGGGGCTGATGGTATCAACTCGAAATGCAGAGAGATATTGCTGGGCCACGAAGATCCACCACTGTTGACTGGTGATCTGGCGTACAGATTGTTGTTGGACACAGAGCAGATGGTTAAGGATCCTGAATTGAGGAGTTTCGTTGAAGATCCTCAAGTCAACTACTGGATTGGACCTGATGCACATGCTGGTACAGTCAACTGTCTTCTTCACCCACATTACGAAACTGACAAGATCCAGTCAACTACGTTCTGCGTGGCGGCAAATTGTTCAACATGGTCCTTCTTGTCCCCGACGACATGCCCGCAGGTGCCAACACTCTCGCCGGCAACGTCGAAGAGATGCGCGCGCTCTACGCAGACTGGGACCCACGCATCCCCAAACTCCTTGCCCTATGTAAAGACGTCTTCAAGTGGCGTCTCATGA
- a CDS encoding Tyrosinase, whose translation MSRSWASSLFVALTFVSAITCTPTTPGSRRQSSNDIVTGVDSRDQNGNPFLRLEVRDLQANHPDQWNLYLLGLDQLHITNQEDPYSYYSLAGIHGKPYKVWLDAPGLSHKIGTSGYCPHSMALFLGWHRPYLALFEQKLHMRMRELAENAPADQIDRYRWAAYSFRMPYWDWAQGEQSGNVPEFFMTPTTVVTTPEGRSIEIWNPLYKYEFKPVPSAGAFGGKWPQINHTIRWPASNSPWEESRDSEFAASFINLRRSIQDQAAIAFRRGTLNGFWEALEMVHGWVHGVIGGGYSSGYGGEGHMWPLEYSSYEPLFWLHHTNVDRMFALYQVQNPGAFLLPSNVHSSGNLFVEDNTVVDGNTPLLPFRRSPGSFWTTNEAMDWRVFGYDYPETQSADTASAQATVALLYSGSVRGRIATGQLGGIGRHFTPGTEETTYTDWIINTAAAPLDLPPTFVVEFSFAGNSSSGPVTNVGMWSVLMPMDHNKAKRSLREAEKTRKRATASDMTLRGTVSLTSCLLDQIDAGKLSSLDQQDVVPFLKENLTWKVYSGDGTQLPTSSLDSINVEVASQAARVPSDTSLPIEYSNDAVAHSEATAGKMGGAN comes from the exons ATGTCAAGATCGTGGGCCTCTTCGCTTTTTGTGGCCCTGACTTTCGTTTCCGCAATTACGTGCACGCCTACGACGCCTGGCTCGAGGAGACAATCAAGCAATGATATTGTCACGGGGGTCGATTCTAGGGATCAGAATG GCAATCCCTTTCTCCGTCTGGAGGTGCGCGATCTGCAAGCGAACCATCCCGATCAGTGGAATCTCTATCTCCTGGGGCTCGATCAATTACACATAACCAATCAAGAAGATCCGTATTCTTACTACAGTCTTGCCG GCATTCACGGAAAGCCATACAAAGTGTGGCTCGACGCGCCGGGCTTGAGCCATAAGATCGGCACCTCGGGTTATTGTCCTCATAGCATGGCACTCTTCCTCGGATGGCATCGCCCATATCTAGCTCTTTTCGAG CAAAAGCTACATATGCGTATGCGTGAGCTTGCCGAGAATGCGCCTGCTGATCAAATTGATCGTTATCGATGGGCAGCGTATTCATTTCGGATGCCATACTGGGATTGGGCTCAAGGAGAACAAAGCGGTAATGTGCCCGAATTTTTCATGACACCAACGACGGTGGTCACTACCCCTGAGGGCCGTAGTATTGAGATCTGGAATCCGCTCTACAAGTACGAGTTTAAGCCGGTACCGTCCGCAGGAGCCTTTGGCGGCAAG TGGCCCCAGATCAACCACACAATTCGATGGCCGGCATCGAATAGTCCTTGGGAAGAGTCTCGTGACTCTGAGTTTGCAGCAAGCTTCATCAACTTGAGGCGTTCTATTCAAGACCAGGCCGCGATCGCGTTTCGACGAGGTACCCTGAATGGCTTCTGGGAAGCCTTGGAGATGGTACATGGCTGGGTACATGGAGTAATCGGCGGGGGCTATTCCAGTGGGTACGGTGGCGAAGGTCACATGTGGCCTCTGGAGTACTCTTCGTACGAACCGCTGTTTTGGCTCCACCACAC GAACGTCGACCGCATGTTTGCCCTGTATCAAGTACAGAACCCCGGTGCTTTCCTTCTGCCCTCAAACGTTCACAGTAGCGGCAACTTATTTGTGGAAGACAACACAGTGGTCGATGGAAACACGCCACTACTTCCCTTTCGACGCAGTCCAGGTAGCTTTTGGACAACAAACGAGGCTATGGACTGGAGGGTGTTTGGTTACGACTATCCCGAGACGCAATCGGCCGATACTGCATCTGCACAGGCGACAGTTGCGCTACTCTACAGTGGCAGTGTGCGAGGTAGAATCGCAACCGGCCAGCTTGGGGGTATTGGAAGGCACTTCACGCCAGGTACTGAAGAGACCACTTACACTGACTGGATCATCAATACAGCAGCGGCACCACTCGACCTGCCCCCCACTTTCGTTGTCGAATTCTCGTTTGCAGGCAATTCCTCGTCAGGCCCAGTTACGAATGTAGGCATGTGGTCGGTTCTGATGCCAATGGATCATAACAAGGCGAAGCGTTCGCTCCGTGAAGCTGAAAAGACCAGGAAACGCGCGACCGCATCGGATATGACACTGCGCGGTACGGTCAGTTTAACATCTTGTCTATTGGATCAGATCGATGCTGGCAAGCTTTCCAGTCTTGACCAGCAGGACGTTGTGCCTTTCCTAAAAGAGAATTTGACTTGGAAGGTTTACTCG GGTGACGGCACACAACTTCCGACCTCAAGCTTAGACTCCATCAATGTCGAGGTGGCTAGCCAGGCTGCACGTGTTCCTAGTGATACTAGCTTGCCGATTGAATATAGTAACGATGCTGTTGCGCATTCTGAGGCGACAGCGGGTAAGATGGGCGGTGCTAATTGA
- a CDS encoding Trans-aconitate 2-methyltransferase has translation MSSEPPKKDWSATQYLKFNNERTRAVYDLVAQVKAHITTSNPRIYDLGCGPGNSTKVLLDAFSGATITGMDSSPDMLSKASASLPDIEFVKGDLSTFRPKEGEQVDLLFSNAVFHWLRSPTRIPTLTRLFQTLRPGGVLAIQVPDNYDEESHKLMREVARARGSAWSRCFVDAQIGVRDCGDRPDLDPIEPPRAFYNALIPHAASVNVWRTNYHHVLKDANAIMEWVKGTGLQPYVQRIEDEEAKKAFLEEYEKRLARAYKELDDGKVLLGYPRLFIVAVRQ, from the coding sequence ATGTCATCAGAGCCTCCAAAGAAGGACTGGTCAGCAACGCAATACCTTAAGTTCAACAATGAACGTACCCGCGCCGTCTACGACCTTGTCGCTCAGGTCAAGGCACACATCACCACCTCGAATCCACGAATCTACGATCTCGGCTGTGGTCCCGGAAACTCAACAAAGGTACTTCTCGATGCCTTCTCTGGCGCTACCATCACCGGAATGGACTCCTCGCCGGACATGTTGTCCAAAGCCTCTGCCTCCCTTCCAGACATCGAGTTTGTCAAGGGCGATCTGTCCACCTTTCGACCCAAAGAAGGAGAACAAGTCGACCTCCTCTTCAGCAACGCCGTGTTCCACTGGCTGCGCAGTCCCACCCGCATCCCCACACTAACGCGTCTCTTCCAGACGCTCCGTCCCGGCGGCGTACTTGCCATCCAAGTGCCGGACAACTACGACGAGGAGAGCCACAAGCTGATGCGGGAAGTCGCCCGCGCCCGGGGCTCAGCGTGGTCCCGCTGCTTCGTAGATGCGCAGATCGGAGTCCGAGATTGCGGAGACAGGCCGGATCTGGATCCTATCGAACCCCCGCGCGCCTTCTACAACGCTCTGATTCCGCATGCGGCTTCTGTCAATGTGTGGAGGACAAACTATCATCATGTGCTGAAGGATGCGAACGCCATTATGGAGTGGGTGAAGGGAACGGGGTTACAGCCCTATGTGCAGAGGAttgaagacgaagaagccaAGAAGGCGTTTTTAGAAGAGTATGAGAAGAGATTGGCCAGGGCGTATAAGGAGTTGGATGATGGGAAAGTCTTGCTTGGCTATCCGAGGCTGTTCATTGTTGCGGTCCGGCAGTGA
- a CDS encoding Amidase produces MAASEVPHWLQTVHKKRLARENAIDSFLDSRKTRSEIPVLQLDASGSTQSSPGAVTDFDGVGDTLQAIASGAVSASTLCAAHVYRRTGMFSSMMVRELLADLGSLTEILFDQATKQAIELDKHFEKHGKLVGPLHGICMTLKDQFDVKGFDSTLGYVGRAFKPAVQDCVLVSLLKQMGAIIIAKTNIPQSIMSQGLFFFLQWCETDNPLWGLTVHPRNPDFTPGGSTGGEGTLLSLRGTVVGWGTDIGGSIRIPSHMNGLYGLKPSSTRLPYQGVPVSTDGQEHVPSVIGPMSRCIDSLVAVSKAVIDAKPWDYDPKCVPIPWRQDLFEDAQSRPLRIAIMTDDGVVRPHPPVARVLEDVVAKLKRAGHDIVSWNPGRLHQECIDIMDQYYTADGCEDIRRDIEAAGEPCIPHVEALINKGKPISVYSYWQLNKQKVAAQKRFLDLWKSTKSAKTGEEIDVLLTPVMPHSAVPHRKCRWVGYTKVFNFVDYPAVVIPAGRVSKELDGEASTNPNAYKPRNPLDEWNWNLYDVDAMDGMPIGVQVVARRLNEERVLGAAKAIDHVLKCS; encoded by the exons ATGGCCGCCTCCGAGGTGCCGCACTGGCTGCAGACCGTTCACAAGAAACGTCTCGCACGCGAGAATGCCATTGACAGCTTTCTTGACTCACGCAAAACTCGATCCGAG ATACCGGTACTGCAGCTCGACGCTTCTGGAAGCACTCAAAGCAGTCCCGGGGCTGTTACAGACTTTGATGGCGTCGGCGACACCCTGCAAGCGATTGCTTCTGGCGCTGTGAGCGCGTCAACGCTGTGCGCTGCCCACGTCTACCG ACGAACTGGCATGTTTAGCTCTATGATGGTCCGCGAGCTTCTGGCTGATCTGGGCAGCCTTACCGAGATTTTATTCGACCAAGCCACGAAACAGGCAATCGAGCTGGATAAGCATTTTGAAAAACATGGCAAACTCGTGGGACCCTTGCATGGTATCTGCATGACTTTGAAGGATCAATTCGACGTCAAGGGATTCGACAGTACCCTTGGGTATGTTGGGCGTGCTTTCAAACCAGCCGTGCAGGACTGTGTTTTGGTGTCGCTCCTGAAGCAGATGGGAGCCATCATCATCGCGAAAACAAACATTCCCCAGTCAATCATG TCGCAGGGcttattcttcttcttgcagTGGTGTGAAACTGACAATCCGCTATGGGGACTCACTGTGCATCCGAGAAATCCCGACTTTACCCCTGGAGGCTCCACGGGCGGCGAAGGCACCCTCTTGTCATTGAGAGGCACGGTAGTTGGATGGGGAACGGACATCGGCGGCAGCATTCGCATACCGTCCCATATGAACGGCTTGTATGGGCTGAAGCCGAGT AGTACTCGTTTACCATACCAAGGTGTACCGGTATCGACAGATGGTCAGGAGCATGTCCCATCTGTGATTGGGCCGATGAGTCGATGCATCGACTCGCTGGTAGCTGTAAGTAAAGCCGTCATTGATGCGAAACCCTGGGATTATGATCCAAAGTGCGTTCCAATACCCTGGCGGCAAGACCTTTTCGAAGACGCGCAATCTCGCCCGTTGCGCATTGCTATCATGACAGACGACGGTGTAGTTCGACCACATCCGCCTGTAGCGCGTGTGTTGGAGGATGTCGTGGCAAAACTTAAGCGAGCCGGCCATGACATAGTGTCTTGGAATCCAGGCAGACTGCATCAGGAATGCATCGACATCATGGATCAATACTACACAGCCGACGGATGCGAGGACATTCGGCGAGACATCGAGGCCGCCGGCGAGCCTTGCATTCCACATGTTGAGGCGCTGATCAACAAGGGCAAGCCTATATCCGTCTACTCGTATTGGCAACTGAACAAGCAGAAAGTTGCAGCACAGAAGCGGTTTCTAGATCTCTGGAAGTCGACGAAAAGTGCAAAAACAGGGGAAGAGATTGACGTCCTCCTTACCCCTGTTATGCCTCACTCCGCAGTTCCACATCGCAAGTGTCGATGGGTTGGATATACGAAGGTCTTCAATTTCGTCGACTATCCCGCAGTTGTCATACCTGCTGGTCGGGTTTCAAAAGAGTTGGATGGCGAGGCATCGACAAATCCGAATGCTTACAAACCCAGAAACCCATTGGATGAATGGAATTGGAACCTATATGATGTGGATGCAATGGATGGCATGCCGATTGGTGTGCAAGTTGTTGCGCGCCGACTTAACGAGGAGAGAGTGTTGGGAGCTGCTAAGGCTATCGACCACGTCCTGAAGTGCTCTTGA
- a CDS encoding Salicylate 1-monooxygenase, whose translation MAPSKPEVIQQKQRDAASKLDVIVVGAGLGGLGAAISILLEGHNVQILEVAAEIGEIGAGIQCLPNSTRVLISWGLEDALSKLATTPRLCNMIGWKGQKISEMDFHEYEAQCGTPFWDFHRANLHMALLERAIELGAKLTTNSRVVDIEYESSGDSTRAIAVCSDGKRHMADLVVGADGINSKCREILLGHEDPPLLTGDLAYRLLLDTEQMVKDPELRSFVEDPQVNYWIGPDAHAVNYVLRGGKLFNMVLLVPDDMPAGANTLAGNVEEMRALYADWDPRIPKLLALCKDVFKWRLMIRPGLDPTWSHPSAAFTILGDAAHATLPYLASGAGMSIEDGHVLGLCLGAIKNKSTFEKKKALNIYERCRRERTERVVSRGNRQQYLYHVHDGEEQQERDRLLGEFAKFNGKGKIEREQYEAAGLDVEMDPLAWRWGGVGSWLLTYVCEEDVKRRTAEVEAEEKSPIPRTVSQESVRAVL comes from the exons ATGGCGCCGTCGAAACCAGAAGTCATCCAGCAGAAGCAAAGAGATGCGGCGAGCAAGCTCGAT GTCATCGTAGTTGGTGCTGGCCTCGGTGGCCTAGGAGCAGCCATCTCCATCCTCCTGGAAGGCCACAATGTCCAGATTCTCGAAGTAGCAGCAGAAATCGGCGAGATTGGAGCGGGAATCCAATGTCTCCCCAACTCCACGCGCGTCCTCATCTCCTGGGGGCTGGAGGATGCACTTTCAAAACTTGCCACTACGCCGAGGCTGTGCAATATGATCGGGTGGAAGGGCCAGAAGATCTCAGAGATGGACTTTCATGAGTACGAAGCACAGTGTGGAACGCCGTTCTGGGACTTTCACCGCGCAAATTTGCATATGGCACTTCTCGAGCGGGCAATTGAGCTGGGCGCGAAGCTGACGACGAACTCGAGAGTTGTAGATATCGAGTACGAGTCAAGCGGGGACTCGACAAGAGCTATTGCTGTGTGTTCAGATGGCAAGAGACATATGGCTGATCTGGTTGTTGGGGCTGATGGTATCAACTCGAAATGCAGAGAGATATTGCTGGGCCACGAAGATCCACCACTGTTGACTGGTGATCTGGCGTACAGATTGTTGTTGGACACAGAGCAGATGGTTAAGGATCCTGAATTGAGGAGTTTCGTTGAAGATCCTCAAGTCAACTACTGGATTGGACCTGATGCACATGCTG TCAACTACGTTCTGCGTGGCGGCAAATTGTTCAACATGGTCCTTCTTGTCCCCGACGACATGCCCGCAGGTGCCAACACTCTCGCCGGCAACGTCGAAGAGATGCGCGCGCTCTACGCAGACTGGGACCCACGCATCCCCAAACTCCTTGCCCTATGTAAAGACGTCTTCAAGTGGCGTCTCATGATTCGCCCTGGGCTAGACCCAACATGGTCACATCCCTCGGCCGCGTTCACTATCCTGGGCGATGCTGCGCATGCAACATTACCGTATCTTGCGTCTGGTGCGGGAATGAGCATTGAGGATGGTCATGTGCTGGGTCTATGTCTTGGCGCGATCAAGAACAAAAGCACCTTCGAAAAGAAGAAAGCACTGAATATCTACGAGCGGTGTCGTCGGGAGCGCACTGAGCGCGTTGTTTCAAGAGGCAACCGCCAGCAATACCTTTACCACGTGCATGACGGCGAGGAGCAACAAGAGCGCGATCGTTTGCTCGGCGAATTCGCGAAATTTAACGGTAAGGGAAAGATAGAGAGAGAACAGTATGAAGCTGCTGGGCTTGATGTGGAGATGGATCCATTAGCTTGGAGGTGGGGTGGTGTTGGAAGCTGGTTGTTGACGTATGTTTGTGAGGAAGATGTCAAGAGGAGGACGGCAGAAGTTGAGGCGGAGGAGAAATCTCCAATTCCCAGGACAGTAAGTCAAGAGAGCGTGAGAGCGGTATTGTAA